One Littorina saxatilis isolate snail1 linkage group LG1, US_GU_Lsax_2.0, whole genome shotgun sequence genomic window carries:
- the LOC138947722 gene encoding dentin sialophosphoprotein-like isoform X19, with the protein MLKLTLLCLLFVSLWAKVSPRSVKTFREEENTHELRTPKCTCKTDPEKEKNTGGKTDPEKEKNTGGKTDPEKEKNTGGKTDLEKEKNPGGKTDPEKEKNPGGKTDFEKEMNTGGKTYPEKEKNTVSKTDFEKEMNTGGKTYPEKEMNTGGKTDPEKEMNTGGKTELEKEKNTVSKTDFEKEKNTGGITDLEKEKNTGGKTELEKEKNTVGKTDLEKEKNTGGITDPEKEKNTGGKTDPEKEMNTGGKTYPEKEKNTGGKTDPEKEKNTGGKTDPEKEKNTGGKTDHEKEKNTGSKTDHEKETNTGSITDPEKETNTGGKTDPEKEKNTGSKTDHEKEKNTGSKTDHEKETNTGSITDPEKEKNTGSITDPDKEKNTGGKTDPDKEKNTGGKTDPDKEKNTGGKTDHEKKTNTGGKTDHEKKTNTGSITYPEKEKNTGGKTDHEKEKNTGGKTDPEKEKNTGGKTALEKEKNTGGKTDPEKEKNTGGKTDHEKETNTGSKTDHEKETNTGSITDPEKETNTGGKTDPEKEKNTGSITDPEKETNTGGKTDPDKEKNTGDKTDPDKEKNTEGKTDLEKEKNTEGKTDLEKEKNTGGITDPEKEKNTGGKTDPEEEKNTGGKTDPDKEENTGGKTDPEKETNTGSKTDLEKEKNTGGKTDLEKEKNTGGKTDNEKEKNTGGKTDPEKEKNTGGKTDPEKEKNTGGKTDPEKEKNTGGKTYPEKEKNTGGKTDHEKETNTGSKTDHEKEKNTGSITDPEKETNTGGKTDHEKETNTGSKTDHEKEKNTGSKTDHEKETNTGSKTDHEKEKNTGSITDPEKETNTGGKIDPDKEKNTGGKTDHEKNPNTGGKTDHEKKTNTESITYPEKEKNTGGKTDHEKEKNTGSKTDHEKETNTGSKTDPEKEKNTGGKTDPEKEKNTGGKTDPEKEKNTGSKTDHEKKTNTGSITDPEKEKNTGGKTDPEKEKNTGGKTDPEKEKNTGGKTDPEKEKNTGGKTDPEKEKDPGGKTDHEKEKNPVGKTDPEKEKNTGGKTYPEKENNPGGKIYPEKETNTGVKTDHEKEKNPGGKTDLEKEKNTGGKTDLEKEKNTGGKTDPEKEKNTGGKTDPEKEKNTGEDFMRMNPESGVHSRDGCRARMNCATDKLPEGSDIVSVRLYHETASDQTRIHILLAEADDQSQMMFRDRVQLSNAGAFVSNNQAPVCPGTFFCMGTTTYFIYPVQEENLGKYMCETRVRKGSQTLLYVGWATLAFDKCCKACPYCSTQVGGVWADFGLWSPEPCKGCLQERRPERCLTKHCNGPEPIQRRRCSQDGVCDETDQIKIHTERVNADRCRVKIQCKVPPNVIVTSVQLFHVWGPKKAVKFTGLTDVDYTGNILLAEATAGVNGGRFTEMVFHPNGRVDPDIPSDTQLCSCTYNCREYYTYTFDTVNPANVGDYACVIHPRRGLDDFLFAARLGFADDCPRPSKETVREEECEYHCIDTYMVEGHEKYIEYYCHKLCEMDEEGKGARVGLKHVSRDLHTL; encoded by the exons ATGCTGAAATTGACTTTACTATGTCTGCTTTTCGTTTCGCTTTGGGCTAAAGTTAGCCCTCGGagtgtgaaaacgtttagggaGGAAGAAAACACCCATGAGCTTAGAACGCCtaaatgtacatgtaaaactgaccccgagaaagaaaagaacactggaggtaaaactgaccccgagaaagaaaagaacactggaggtaaaactgaccccgagaaagaaaagaacactggaggtaaaactgacctcgagaaagaaaagaaccctggaggtaaaactgaccccgagaaagaaaagaaccctggaggtaaaactgacttcgagaaagaaatgaacactggaggtaaaacataccccgagaaagaaaagaacactgtAAGTAAAACTGACTTCGAGAAAGAAATgaacactggaggtaaaacATACCCCGAGAAAGAAATgaacactggaggtaaaacGGACCCCGAGAAAGAAATgaacactggaggtaaaactgagctcgagaaagaaaagaacactgtAAGTAAAACTGACttcgagaaagaaaagaacactggaGGTATAACTGACctcgagaaagaaaagaacactggaggtaaaactgagctcgagaaagaaaagaacactgtAGGTAAAACTGACctcgagaaagaaaagaacactggaggtataactgaccccgagaaagaaaagaacactggaggtaaaactgaccccgagaaagaaatgaacactggaggtaaaacataccccgagaaagaaaagaacactggaggtaaaactgaccccgagaaagaaaagaacactggaggtaaaactgaccccgagaaagaaaagaacactggaggtaaaactgaccatgagaaagaaaagaacactggaAGTAAAACTGACCATGAGAAAGAAACGAACACTGGAAGTATAACTGACCCCGAGAAAGAAACgaacactggaggtaaaactgaccccgagaaagaaaagaacactggaagtaaaactgaccatgagaaagaaaagaacactggaAGTAAAACTGACCATGAGAAAGAAACGAACACTGGAAGTATAACTGACcccgagaaagaaaagaacactggaAGTATAACTGACCCCgataaagaaaagaacactggaggtaaaactgaccccgataaagaaaagaacactggaggtaaaactgaccccgataaagaaaagaacactggaggtaaaactgaccatgagaaaaaaacgaacactggaggtaaaactgaccATGAGAAAAAAACGAACACTGGAAGTATAACTTACcccgagaaagaaaagaacactggaggtaaaactgaccatgagaaagaaaagaacactggaggtaaaactgaccccgagaaagaaaagaacactggaggtaaaactgccctcgagaaagaaaagaacactggaggtaaaactgaccccgagaaagaaaagaacactggaggtaaaactgaccATGAGAAAGAAACGAACACTGGAAGTAAAACTGACCATGAGAAAGAAACGAACACTGGAAGTATAACTGACCCCGAGAAAGAAACgaacactggaggtaaaactgaccccgagaaagaaaagaacactggaAGTATAACTGACCCCGAGAAAGAAACgaacactggaggtaaaactgaccccgataaagaaaagaacactggaGATAAAACTGACCCCgataaagaaaagaacactgAAGGTAAAACTGACctcgagaaagaaaagaacactgaAGGTAAAACTGACctcgagaaagaaaagaacactggaGGTATAACAGACcccgagaaagaaaagaacactggaggtaaaactgaccccgaggaagaaaagaacactggaggtaaaactgaccCCGATAAAGAAGAgaacactggaggtaaaactgaccCCGAGAAAGAAACGAACACTGGAAGTAAAACTGACctcgagaaagaaaagaacactggaggtaaaactgacctcgagaaagaaaagaacactggaggtaaaactgacaatgagaaagaaaagaacactggaggtaaaactgaccccgagaaagaaaagaacactggaggtaaaactgaccctgagaaagaaaagaacactggaggtaaaactgaccccgagaaagaaaagaacactggaggtaaaacataccccgagaaagaaaagaacactggaggtaaaactgaccATGAGAAAGAAACGAACACTGGAAGTAAAACTGACcatgagaaagaaaagaacactggaAGTATAACTGACCCCGAGAAAGAAACgaacactggaggtaaaactgaccATGAGAAAGAAACGAACACTGGAAGTAAAACTGACcatgagaaagaaaagaacactggaAGTAAAACTGACCATGAGAAAGAAACGAACACTGGAAGTAAAACTGACcatgagaaagaaaagaacactggaAGTATAACTGACCCTGAGAAAGAAACGAACACTGGAGGTAAAATTGACCCCgataaagaaaagaacactggaggtaaaactgaccATGAAAAAAACCCgaacactggaggtaaaactgaccatgagaaaaaaacaaacactgaaAGTATAACTTACcccgagaaagaaaagaacactggaggtaaaactgaccatgagaaagaaaagaacactggaA gtaaaactgaccATGAGAAAGAAACGAACACTGGAA gtaaaactgaccccgagaaagaaaagaacactggaggtaaaactgaccccgagaaagaaaagaacactggaggtaaaactgaccccgagaaagaaaagaacactggaAGTAAAACTGACCATGAGAAAAAAACGAACACTGGAAGTATAACTGACcccgagaaagaaaagaacactggaggtaaaactgaccccgagaaagaaaagaacactggaggtaaaactgaccccgagaaagaaaagaacactggaggtaaaactgaccccgaaaaagaaaagaacactggaggtaaaactgaccCCGAGAAAGAAAAGGACCctggaggtaaaactgaccatgagaaagaaaagaaccctgtaggtaaaactgaccccgagaaagaaaagaacactggaggtaaaacATACCCCGAGAAAGAAAATAACCCTGGAGGTAAAATATACCCCGAGAAAGAAACGAACACTGGAGTTAAAACTGACcatgagaaagaaaagaaccctggaggtaaaactgacctcgagaaagaaaagaacactggaggtaaaactgacctcgagaaagaaaagaacactggaggtaaaactgaccccgagaaagaaaagaacactggaggtaaaactgaccccgagaaagaaaagaacactggag AAGACTTCATGAGAATGAACCCAGAAAGTGGCGTTCACAGTCGCGATGGCTGTCGTGCCAGAATGAACTGTGCTACGGACAAACTGCCAGAGGGTTCGGACATTGTGTCCGTCAGACTGTACCACGAGACGGCGAGTGACCAGACCAGGATCCACATACTTCTGGCCGAGGCAGATGACCAGTCCCAGATGATGTTTCGTGACCGTGTCCAGTTGTCCAACGCCGGGGCTTTTGTTTCTAACAACCAGGCGCCAGTGTGTCCGGGGACGTTTTTCTGTATGGGTACCACAACCTACTTCATTTACCCG GTCCAAGAGGAGAACCTAGGTAAATATATGTGCGAGACGCGCGTGAGGAAAGGGAGCCAGACGTTGCTCTACGTGGGTTGGGCTACCCTCGCTTTTGATAAATGCTGTAAAGCCTGCCCCTACTGCAGCACGCAAg TGGGCGGGGTGTGGGCCGATTTTGGTCTCTGGTCACCGGAGCCGTGCAAGGGATGTTTACAGGAGCGTCGACCCGAACGTTGTCTGACCAAACACTGCAATGGCCCTGAACCCATCCAGAGACGTCGCTGCTCTCAGGACGGTGTGTGCGACGAGACAG ATCAGATCAAAATCCACACGGAACGTGTCAACGCGGATCGTTGTCGCGTAAAGATACAGTGCAAGGTTCCTCCAAATGTCATCGTGACATCTGTGCAACTGTTTCACGTGTGGGGGCCCAAGAAGGCTGTCAAGTTCACAGGCTTAACGGATGTAGATTACACGGGGAACATTCTTCTAGCGGAGGCGACGGCGGGGGTCAACGGAGGAAG ATTCACAGAGATGGTTTTTCATCCTAACGGGAGAGTCGACCCGGACATTCCCAGCGATACTCAACTGTGTTCCTGCACGTACAACTGCAGGGAATACTACACCTACACTTTTGACACT gTCAACCCGGCCAATGTAGGTGATTATGCATGCGTCATACACCCGAGACGGGGCCTTGATGACTTCCTCTTCGCGGCCAGGCTGGGTTTCGCTGACGACTGCCCAAGGCCAAGCAAAG AAACTGTCAGGGAGGAGGAATGCGAATATCACTGCATTGAC ACATACATGGTGGAAGGCCACGAGAAGTACATCGAGTACTACTGCCACAAACTTTGCGAGATGGACGAGGAGGGCAAAGGAGCTAGGGTTGGCCTGAAACATGTGTCTCGCGATCTGCACACATTATAA
- the LOC138947722 gene encoding dentin sialophosphoprotein-like isoform X11, which produces MLKLTLLCLLFVSLWAKVSPRSVKTFREEENTHELRTPKCTCKTDPEKEKNTGGKTDPEKEKNTGGKTDPEKEKNTGGKTDLEKEKNPGGKTDPEKEKNPGGKTDFEKEMNTGGKTYPEKEKNTVSKTDFEKEMNTGGKTYPEKEMNTGGKTDPEKEMNTGGKTELEKEKNTVSKTDFEKEKNTGGITDLEKEKNTGGKTELEKEKNTVGKTDLEKEKNTGGITDPEKEKNTGGKTDPEKEMNTGGKTYPEKEKNTGGKTDPEKEKNTGGKTDPEKEKNTGGKTDHEKEKNTGSKTDHEKETNTGSITDPEKETNTGGKTDPEKEKNTGSKTDHEKEKNTGSKTDHEKETNTGSITDPEKEKNTGSITDPDKEKNTGGKTDPDKEKNTGGKTDPDKEKNTGGKTDHEKKTNTGGKTDHEKKTNTGSITYPEKEKNTGGKTDHEKEKNTGGKTDPEKEKNTGGKTALEKEKNTGGKTDPEKEKNTGGKTDHEKETNTGSKTDHEKETNTGSITDPEKETNTGGKTDPEKEKNTGSITDPEKETNTGGKTDPDKEKNTGDKTDPDKEKNTEGKTDLEKEKNTEGKTDLEKEKNTGGITDPEKEKNTGGKTDPEEEKNTGGKTDPDKEENTGGKTDPEKETNTGSKTDLEKEKNTGGKTDLEKEKNTGGKTDNEKEKNTGGKTDPEKEKNTGGKTDPEKEKNTGGKTDPEKEKNTGGKTDHEKETNTGSKTDHEKEKNTGSKTDHEKETNTGSKTDHEKEKNTGSITDPEKETNTGGKIDPDKEKNTGGKTDHEKNPNTGGKTDHEKKTNTESITYPEKEKNTGGKTDHEKEKNTGSKTNPEKEKNTGGKTDHEKETNTGSKTDHEKETNTGSITDPEKETNTGGKTDLEKEKNTGGKTDHEKEKNTGSITDPEKETKTGGKTDPDKEKNTGGKTDPEKEKNTGGKTDPEKEKNTGGKTDPEKEKNTGSKTDHEKKTNTGSITDPEKEKNTGGKTDPEKEKNTGGKTDPEKEKNTGGKTDPEKEKNTGGKTDPEKEKDPGGKTDHEKEKNPVGKTDPEKEKNTGGKTYPEKENNPGGKIYPEKETNTGVKTDHEKEKNPGGKTDLEKEKNTGGKTDLEKEKNTGGKTDPEKEKNTGGKTDPEKEKNTGEDFMRMNPESGVHSRDGCRARMNCATDKLPEGSDIVSVRLYHETASDQTRIHILLAEADDQSQMMFRDRVQLSNAGAFVSNNQAPVCPGTFFCMGTTTYFIYPVQEENLGKYMCETRVRKGSQTLLYVGWATLAFDKCCKACPYCSTQVGGVWADFGLWSPEPCKGCLQERRPERCLTKHCNGPEPIQRRRCSQDGVCDETDQIKIHTERVNADRCRVKIQCKVPPNVIVTSVQLFHVWGPKKAVKFTGLTDVDYTGNILLAEATAGVNGGRFTEMVFHPNGRVDPDIPSDTQLCSCTYNCREYYTYTFDTVNPANVGDYACVIHPRRGLDDFLFAARLGFADDCPRPSKETVREEECEYHCIDTYMVEGHEKYIEYYCHKLCEMDEEGKGARVGLKHVSRDLHTL; this is translated from the exons ATGCTGAAATTGACTTTACTATGTCTGCTTTTCGTTTCGCTTTGGGCTAAAGTTAGCCCTCGGagtgtgaaaacgtttagggaGGAAGAAAACACCCATGAGCTTAGAACGCCtaaatgtacatgtaaaactgaccccgagaaagaaaagaacactggaggtaaaactgaccccgagaaagaaaagaacactggaggtaaaactgaccccgagaaagaaaagaacactggaggtaaaactgacctcgagaaagaaaagaaccctggaggtaaaactgaccccgagaaagaaaagaaccctggaggtaaaactgacttcgagaaagaaatgaacactggaggtaaaacataccccgagaaagaaaagaacactgtAAGTAAAACTGACTTCGAGAAAGAAATgaacactggaggtaaaacATACCCCGAGAAAGAAATgaacactggaggtaaaacGGACCCCGAGAAAGAAATgaacactggaggtaaaactgagctcgagaaagaaaagaacactgtAAGTAAAACTGACttcgagaaagaaaagaacactggaGGTATAACTGACctcgagaaagaaaagaacactggaggtaaaactgagctcgagaaagaaaagaacactgtAGGTAAAACTGACctcgagaaagaaaagaacactggaggtataactgaccccgagaaagaaaagaacactggaggtaaaactgaccccgagaaagaaatgaacactggaggtaaaacataccccgagaaagaaaagaacactggaggtaaaactgaccccgagaaagaaaagaacactggaggtaaaactgaccccgagaaagaaaagaacactggaggtaaaactgaccatgagaaagaaaagaacactggaAGTAAAACTGACCATGAGAAAGAAACGAACACTGGAAGTATAACTGACCCCGAGAAAGAAACgaacactggaggtaaaactgaccccgagaaagaaaagaacactggaagtaaaactgaccatgagaaagaaaagaacactggaAGTAAAACTGACCATGAGAAAGAAACGAACACTGGAAGTATAACTGACcccgagaaagaaaagaacactggaAGTATAACTGACCCCgataaagaaaagaacactggaggtaaaactgaccccgataaagaaaagaacactggaggtaaaactgaccccgataaagaaaagaacactggaggtaaaactgaccatgagaaaaaaacgaacactggaggtaaaactgaccATGAGAAAAAAACGAACACTGGAAGTATAACTTACcccgagaaagaaaagaacactggaggtaaaactgaccatgagaaagaaaagaacactggaggtaaaactgaccccgagaaagaaaagaacactggaggtaaaactgccctcgagaaagaaaagaacactggaggtaaaactgaccccgagaaagaaaagaacactggaggtaaaactgaccATGAGAAAGAAACGAACACTGGAAGTAAAACTGACCATGAGAAAGAAACGAACACTGGAAGTATAACTGACCCCGAGAAAGAAACgaacactggaggtaaaactgaccccgagaaagaaaagaacactggaAGTATAACTGACCCCGAGAAAGAAACgaacactggaggtaaaactgaccccgataaagaaaagaacactggaGATAAAACTGACCCCgataaagaaaagaacactgAAGGTAAAACTGACctcgagaaagaaaagaacactgaAGGTAAAACTGACctcgagaaagaaaagaacactggaGGTATAACAGACcccgagaaagaaaagaacactggaggtaaaactgaccccgaggaagaaaagaacactggaggtaaaactgaccCCGATAAAGAAGAgaacactggaggtaaaactgaccCCGAGAAAGAAACGAACACTGGAAGTAAAACTGACctcgagaaagaaaagaacactggaggtaaaactgacctcgagaaagaaaagaacactggaggtaaaactgacaatgagaaagaaaagaacactggaggtaaaactgaccccgagaaagaaaagaacactggaggtaaaactgaccctgagaaagaaaagaacactggaggtaaaactgaccccgagaaagaaaagaacactggag gtaaaactgaccATGAGAAAGAAACGAACACTGGAAGTAAAACTGACcatgagaaagaaaagaacactggaAGTAAAACTGACCATGAGAAAGAAACGAACACTGGAAGTAAAACTGACcatgagaaagaaaagaacactggaAGTATAACTGACCCTGAGAAAGAAACGAACACTGGAGGTAAAATTGACCCCgataaagaaaagaacactggaggtaaaactgaccATGAAAAAAACCCgaacactggaggtaaaactgaccatgagaaaaaaacaaacactgaaAGTATAACTTACcccgagaaagaaaagaacactggaggtaaaactgaccatgagaaagaaaagaacactggaAGTAAAACTAACcccgagaaagaaaagaacactggaggtaaaactgaccATGAGAAAGAAACGAACACTGGAAGTAAAACTGACCATGAGAAAGAAACGAACACTGGAAGTATAACTGACCCCGAGAAAGAAACgaacactggaggtaaaactgacctcgagaaagaaaagaacactggaggtaaaactgaccatgagaaagaaaagaacactggaAGTATAACTGACCCCGAGAAAGAAACGAAAactggaggtaaaactgaccccgataaagaaaagaacactggaggtaaaactgaccccgagaaagaaaagaacactggaggtaaaactgaccccgagaaagaaaagaacactggaggtaaaactgaccccgagaaagaaaagaacactggaAGTAAAACTGACCATGAGAAAAAAACGAACACTGGAAGTATAACTGACcccgagaaagaaaagaacactggaggtaaaactgaccccgagaaagaaaagaacactggaggtaaaactgaccccgagaaagaaaagaacactggaggtaaaactgaccccgaaaaagaaaagaacactggaggtaaaactgaccCCGAGAAAGAAAAGGACCctggaggtaaaactgaccatgagaaagaaaagaaccctgtaggtaaaactgaccccgagaaagaaaagaacactggaggtaaaacATACCCCGAGAAAGAAAATAACCCTGGAGGTAAAATATACCCCGAGAAAGAAACGAACACTGGAGTTAAAACTGACcatgagaaagaaaagaaccctggaggtaaaactgacctcgagaaagaaaagaacactggaggtaaaactgacctcgagaaagaaaagaacactggaggtaaaactgaccccgagaaagaaaagaacactggaggtaaaactgaccccgagaaagaaaagaacactggag AAGACTTCATGAGAATGAACCCAGAAAGTGGCGTTCACAGTCGCGATGGCTGTCGTGCCAGAATGAACTGTGCTACGGACAAACTGCCAGAGGGTTCGGACATTGTGTCCGTCAGACTGTACCACGAGACGGCGAGTGACCAGACCAGGATCCACATACTTCTGGCCGAGGCAGATGACCAGTCCCAGATGATGTTTCGTGACCGTGTCCAGTTGTCCAACGCCGGGGCTTTTGTTTCTAACAACCAGGCGCCAGTGTGTCCGGGGACGTTTTTCTGTATGGGTACCACAACCTACTTCATTTACCCG GTCCAAGAGGAGAACCTAGGTAAATATATGTGCGAGACGCGCGTGAGGAAAGGGAGCCAGACGTTGCTCTACGTGGGTTGGGCTACCCTCGCTTTTGATAAATGCTGTAAAGCCTGCCCCTACTGCAGCACGCAAg TGGGCGGGGTGTGGGCCGATTTTGGTCTCTGGTCACCGGAGCCGTGCAAGGGATGTTTACAGGAGCGTCGACCCGAACGTTGTCTGACCAAACACTGCAATGGCCCTGAACCCATCCAGAGACGTCGCTGCTCTCAGGACGGTGTGTGCGACGAGACAG ATCAGATCAAAATCCACACGGAACGTGTCAACGCGGATCGTTGTCGCGTAAAGATACAGTGCAAGGTTCCTCCAAATGTCATCGTGACATCTGTGCAACTGTTTCACGTGTGGGGGCCCAAGAAGGCTGTCAAGTTCACAGGCTTAACGGATGTAGATTACACGGGGAACATTCTTCTAGCGGAGGCGACGGCGGGGGTCAACGGAGGAAG ATTCACAGAGATGGTTTTTCATCCTAACGGGAGAGTCGACCCGGACATTCCCAGCGATACTCAACTGTGTTCCTGCACGTACAACTGCAGGGAATACTACACCTACACTTTTGACACT gTCAACCCGGCCAATGTAGGTGATTATGCATGCGTCATACACCCGAGACGGGGCCTTGATGACTTCCTCTTCGCGGCCAGGCTGGGTTTCGCTGACGACTGCCCAAGGCCAAGCAAAG AAACTGTCAGGGAGGAGGAATGCGAATATCACTGCATTGAC ACATACATGGTGGAAGGCCACGAGAAGTACATCGAGTACTACTGCCACAAACTTTGCGAGATGGACGAGGAGGGCAAAGGAGCTAGGGTTGGCCTGAAACATGTGTCTCGCGATCTGCACACATTATAA